CCTACGACGACGCCGTGGCCAGGCTCGACGCGATGACACGACGGCTGCACGACCCCTCGCCCTCCACGGTGGCGACCTTCTCGCGGCAGGAGCCGGAGTTCACCCGCCACCGCGACTCCGAGCGGCACCGGGACGCGGTGCTGCGCGCCAAGGAGGCCATCCACCAGGGCGAGGCGTTCCAGGTGGTCGTCTCGCAGCGTTTCGAGATGCGCACCGAGGCGCAGGCACTGGACATCTACCGGATCCTGCGCACCACGAATCCCAGCCCCTACATGTACCTGCTGCGGCTGCCCGACCCGGTCGACGACCAGCCGTTCGACATCGTCGGCTCCAGTCCGGAGTCGCTGGTCAAGGTCAGGGACGGCCACGCCACGACCTACCCCATCGCCGGAACCCGCTGGCGGGGTGCGGACGAGGACGAGGACGTCGCCCTCGAGAAGGAGCTCATCAACGACGACAAGGAGCGTGCCGAGCACCTCATGCTCGTCGATCTCGCCCGCAACGACCTGGGAAGGGTGTGCCGGGCGGGCTCGGTGCACCCGGTGGAGTTCTTCCGCGTGGAGCGCTACAGCCACGTCATGCACATCGTGTCGTCGATCACCGGTGAACTCGCGGGCGAGTACCACGCCTTCGACGCGGTGACCGCCTGCTTCCCGGCGGGGACGTTGTCCGGGGCACCGAAGCCCCGTGCCATGCGGATAATCGAGGAGCTGGAGCCCACGCGGCGCGCGCAGTACGGCGGAGTGGTCGGCTACTTCGACTTCGCCGGGAACGCCGACACCGCGATAGCCATCCGCACCGCTCTGCTGCGGCACGGCACCGCCTACGTGCAGGCGGGCGGCGGCATCGTCGCGGACTCGGACCCGGCCGCCGAGGACCAGGAGTGCCTGAACAAGGCGAAGGCGGTGCTCAGCGCCGTCGCCACGGCCGCGACCCTCCGGCGCCCGGACGGTGAGGCCGGGACCGGGGGATCCGCGACCGTTCCGGGCGGGAACCTCGACGACCGCCCGACGGCCTCACCCGCCGAGGTGCTGGGAGGTCCGGCCAACTGAGGCTCCTCCCACACGAGAGCCGGAGCGGAAGCGACACGGACGCGCCAGGAACTCCGGCTCACCGACCCGAGATCCCGATATGGGGGTGTGAAACCGGCGTGACCACCCGACAGGAGTCGACCGAGCGGAGCGCGACGGGCCGTCGGTTGTTGGTTTCGTGCGTCATCGGCATGCTCGCCGCGGCCGTCGGGCTGTGGGCTGCGAGCTCGTTGGTGTGGACACGGCAGCGTTATCGAACACCGTTCTCCGGTGACGACGTGGCGCGGGTGACGGGGGAGGCGTTGCGTCCCGAGCTCGCGCCGTTGGCGTTGGCCACCCTCGCGGCGATCGCGGCGGTGCTGGCGACCGGCGGTCTGCCGCGCCGGCTGATCGGTCTGATGATCGTCCTCGAGGCCGTGTTGCTGGGATGGCGCCTGTTCGACTGGCTCGCCGGTCCCGCCGGGGTTTCGGAGGTTCCCGGTTCCCCGCCGGGCAGCAGGCCGCTGGAGGTGCGGGAGGTGCTGCCCTACGCCCCCGCGCTGACGGGGGGTTCGGCGTTCGTGCTCCTGCTGTGCGGGGCGGCCGTGCTGTTCGCGGCGCGGCGGATGCCCGCCATGGGATCGAAGTACTCCGCCCCCGCCGAAGCGCGTGAAACCCGTGATCCGGACCGGCGTCTCTGGGAGGATCTGGACGAAGGTCGTGACCCCACCGAAGCGGGTGACGGAGACGAGAACGGTTGATTCCCGGCCGGAAGGGCCGTGGCTCCGCCACGGCTCGCCGGCGGAGCGCGCCGCTCCGGAGCGGAGCTGTTTTCCCCGGCGAGCAGCCTTCCCAAGCACCGACACCCACACCGACAAGGGACCAAGGTCCCTGATGCGCTGGGACGTTGTTCCGCCCCCTGCGGCGGGCTTCACACTGAACGGGTTTAGCATCGATACCGCGACCGGCACGGCGGGGAAGGGGAGTGTCGTGATCGAGCGCGATAGGACGATCCGCGCGTATTGCCACCTGCGAGCAAGTGTCCGGCCGGCCCTGTGCGAGGTGCCCTCGTGAGCGTTTTGGACACGATCATCGAAGATGTCCGGCAGGATCTGGCCGCCCGCGAGGCGGAGGTTCCGTTCGAGGAGGTCAAGAAGCTTTCGGCGACCGCGCAACCACCCAAGGACGTCTGGGCGGCACTGCACGAACCGGGCGTGGGGGTGATCGCGGAGGTGAAGCGGCGCAGCCCCTCCAAGGGGGAGCTGGCCGACATCGCCGAACCGGCCGACCTCGCCGCCGACTACCACGAATCGGGTGCCCGGGTCATCAGTGTTCTCACCGAGCAGCGTCGTTTCGGTGGTTCGCTGCGCGACCTGGACGCGGTACGGGCCAGGGTCAGCGCGCCGATCCTGCGCAAGGACTTCATCGTCAGCCCCTACCAGGTGCACGAGGCCCGCGCGCACGGTGCCGACATGGTGCTGCTCATCGTCGCGGCTCTGGAGCAGAACGCCCTCGAGGCACTGCTGGACCGGGTGGAGTCGCTCGGGATGATGGCCCTGGTCGAGGTGCACACCGCGGAGGAGGCCGATCGAGCCCTCGCGGCCGGTGGCAGGATCATCGGAATCAACGCGCGGGACCTGCACACCCTGGAGGTGGACCGCGACGTGTTCGGCAGGATCGCCCCGGGGCTTCCCGCCGGAGTGATCAAGATCGCGGAGTCCGGGGTGCGGGGACCGAGCGACCTGATGGCCTACGCCGGGTCCGGAGCCGACGCGGTACTGGTCGGTGAGGGTCTGGTCAGCAGTGACAATCCACGTGCGGCGTTGACGCAGTTGGTCACGGCGGGTTCTCACCCGGCCTGCCCGCGTCCCAGCCGCGGATAGGAAACCGGATGACAGCGCGAGACTCCGAGGCCTCCTACGAGTCGGTGACGCCGGGAGGGACGGGCGCCAACGGGCACGACCCCGACTCCGGCGGGCACTTCGGTTCCTACGGTGGCCGCTTCATGCCCGAAGCCCTGATCGCGGCGCAGGACGAGCTCGCGGCCGAGTACGACAAGGCGCGCGATGACCCGGAGTTCGTCGCCGAGCTCGAACGGCTGCTGCGTGACTACGCGGGCAGGCCCTCCCCGTTGACCGAGGTCGAACGGTTCGGCGCCCACGCAGGGGGCGCACGGGTGCTGCTCAAGCGGGAGGACCTCAACCACACCGGCTCCCACAAGATCAACAACGTGCTGGGGCAGGCCCTGCTGGTCAAGCGCATGGGCAAGCGCCGTGTGATCGCCGAGACCGGGGCGGGGCAGCACGGCGTCGCGACCGCCACCGCCTGTGCGCTGCTCGACCTCGACTGCGTCATCTACATGGGGGCCACCGACACCCGGCGGCAGGCCCTCAACGTGGCGCGGATGCGGTTGCTCGGAGCCGAGGTCCGCCCGGTCGAGGCCGGTTCGGCCACCCTCAAGGACGCGATCAACGAGGCCCTGCGGGACTGGGTGACCAACGTCGCCGACACCCACTACCTGCTCGGCACGGCCGCGGGCGCCCACCCGTTCCCGCTGATGGTCCGCAACCTGCACAAGGTCATCGGTGAGGAGAGCAGGGAACAGGTGCTGCGCCGCACCGGTCGGCTGCCCGACGCCGTGGTCGCCTGCGTGGGGGGCGGGTCCAACGCCATCGGGATCTTCCACGGGTTCATCGACGACCCCGACGTGCGCCTGGTCGGAATGGAGGCAGGCGGTCACGGACTCGACAGCGGTGAGCACGGTGCCGCGCTCACCAGCGGGAGCCCGGGGACGCTGCACGGTGCCAGGTCCTACCTGCTGCAGGACGAGGACGGCCAGATCGCCGAGGCGTACTCGATATCGGCCGGGCTGGACTACCCGGGTGTGGGCCCGGAGCACGCCTGGCTGGCCGACACCGGGCGCGCGGAGTACCGCGCCGTCACCGACGAGGAGGCGATGCACGCCTTCCGGTTGTTGTCGCGCACCGAGGGGATCATCCCGGCCATCGAGTCGGCCCACGCGCTGGCGGGGGCGTTGCGGCTGGGAGCCGAGCTCGGCCCGGAGGCCGTGCTCGTGGTCAGCCTCTCCGGACGGGGGGACAAGGACATGGACACTGCCGCGCACTACTTCGGCCTCGTGCCCGAGGCCGGGATCACCGGGGAGGACCAGGGGTGAGTCTGCACGAGGTATTCCGCGACTGCGCGGCACAACGACGCGCGGCCCTGATCGGTTATCTGCCGGCGGGGTTCCCCACCATCCCCGACAGCGCCGAGCTGTTCCGCGCCATGGTGCGCGGCGACGGCGACACCCCCGGTTGTGACGTCGTCGAGATCGGCATTCCCTACTCGGACCCGGTGATGGACGGCCCGACCATCCAGGCTGCCGGTGGTGAGGCCCTGCGCAACGGTTTCAGGGTCCGGCAGCTGTTCGACCTCGTGTCCGCGGTGGCCGAGACGGGGGCGGCCCCGGTGGTGATGACCTACTGGAACCCGGTGCACCGCTACGGCCCCGATGCCTTCGCCAGGGACCTCGCCGCCGCCGGTGGTCTCGGGGTGATCACTCCGGACCTGATCCCCGACGAGGCCGACGAGTGGCTGGCGGCGGCCCGGCGGCACGACCTCGACCGGATCTTTCTGGTAGCACCGTCGTCCACCGACCGCAGGCTCGCCATGACCGCCGAGGCGGGGTCCGGGTTCCTCTACGCCGCGTCGGTCATGGGGGTGACCGGTGCCCGTGACTCGGTCCCCGGCTCCGCCCGCGATCTCGTGCGGCGCACCCGCGAGCACACCGGGTTGCCGATCGGAGTGGGGCTGGGGGTGCGCACCGCCGAACACGCCGCCGAGGTGGGCTCGTTCGCCGACGGTGTGATCGTCGGCTCCGCCTTCGTGAGCCGTGCCCGGCAGGAGGGGGCCACCGGAGTCGCGGAGTTCGCCGCCGAACTCGGACGTGGCGTCCGCTCGACCCCGGCCCCGGTTCCCGGGGCTGTCGACTGAGGAGCCCGTGCCGGTGCCCGCTCCGCCGCCCGTTACGGTGGTCGCGTGACTGTCGCGCTACCCGCCTCGGCGACCACCCACCTGGCCAACATCCCCAGCCCGCCGCAGGGCGTGTGGTACCTCGGCCCGATCCCCGTTCGCGCTTACGCGCTGTGCATCATCGCGGGGATCGTCGTCGCGATCTTCTGGTCGGAACGCCGCTGGGTCGCCCGAGGCGGGCGTAAGGGTGCCGTCACCGACATCGCCGTGTTCGCCGTCCCCTTCGGGCTGGTCGGCGGCAGGCTCTACCACGTGATCACCGACTACTGGCGCTACTTCGGGCCGGACAGCCCCAATCCGTGGTGGGACGTCTTCAAGATCTGGCAGGGCGGCCTCGGCATCTGGGGGGCCGTGGCGCTCGGCGCCGTCGGTGCCTGGATCGGCTGCCGGAGGCGCGGCATCCCGCTGCCCGCATTCGCCGACGCGGTCGCCCCCGGACTGGTGGTCGCGCAGGCCGTCGGCAGGCTCGGCAACTACTTCAACCAGGAGCTCTACGGTGGGCCGACGGACCTGCCATGGGGGTTGGAGATATACCAGCGGGAACCGAACCCGGTTACCGGTGTGGCGGTCAGTGACGTCCCCGTCGAGGTGGTCCACCCGACCTTCCTCTACGAGCTGCTGTGGAACCTGCTGGTGGCGTTGGTGCTGGTCTGGGCCGACCGCAGGTTCCGGCTGGGGCACGGCAGGGTGTTCGCGCTGTACGTGGCCGGATACACCGCCGGGCGGTTCTGGATCGAGATGATGCGCACCGACCCCGCCTCCACACCGTTCGACCTGGGCATCCGAGTCAACGTCTACGTCTCGGCGCTGGTCTTCCTGGGCGCGGTCGTCTACCTGCTGGTCGTGCGGCGCTCCAGGGAGGCCCCCGAGCGGCTGCTGGGCAAGCCGTTACCAGGTGATCCCGACTACGGGGTGCGTCCACCCGACACGCCGGCCGGGGTGGCACCGCCTCGGGACGACTCCCGGCAGGCGGCGGCCGGTGAGACCTCACGCCCCGAGGAGTCCGGTGAACCGGAGGGGGAACATCGCCAGGAGCGGGATTCCCGGCATGCCGACTCCACCGACGACAGGCACGACAGGCACGACTAGCGGTTCCGCCGGGTGGGACGATTCCGGGCCGGATGGGAGATCCGCACCCGTGCTCGCGCGGGGCCTCCCTCTCCGCGCCGGCCGGTCACTCCCGTTCGCTCGCCGCCGCCCTCGTCGGAGCCACCGCGGGGGAGCCGTCCGGCAGCGGCAGAATCGAGACCCTAGCCGCGTAGCGCCGCCCCAGCAGCTCGGCCGTCAGCACCTCGTGCGGTGATCCCTCGGCACT
The nucleotide sequence above comes from Actinopolyspora erythraea. Encoded proteins:
- the trpB gene encoding tryptophan synthase subunit beta; the protein is MTARDSEASYESVTPGGTGANGHDPDSGGHFGSYGGRFMPEALIAAQDELAAEYDKARDDPEFVAELERLLRDYAGRPSPLTEVERFGAHAGGARVLLKREDLNHTGSHKINNVLGQALLVKRMGKRRVIAETGAGQHGVATATACALLDLDCVIYMGATDTRRQALNVARMRLLGAEVRPVEAGSATLKDAINEALRDWVTNVADTHYLLGTAAGAHPFPLMVRNLHKVIGEESREQVLRRTGRLPDAVVACVGGGSNAIGIFHGFIDDPDVRLVGMEAGGHGLDSGEHGAALTSGSPGTLHGARSYLLQDEDGQIAEAYSISAGLDYPGVGPEHAWLADTGRAEYRAVTDEEAMHAFRLLSRTEGIIPAIESAHALAGALRLGAELGPEAVLVVSLSGRGDKDMDTAAHYFGLVPEAGITGEDQG
- a CDS encoding anthranilate synthase component I, which translates into the protein MVGDGDIGTTSPSRAEFRELAAGRRVIPVVRRLLADDETPLGIYRKLGRNRSGTFLFESAENGRSWSRWSFVGVHSAAALTVRDGDSCWLGTPPDGLPTDGDPMETLRETLRLLHTDPLPGLPPLTGGMVGYLGYDTVRRFELLPEDTEDDLGIPEMVMLFATDLAALDHHEGTVTLIANAVNWDDSPERVDAAYDDAVARLDAMTRRLHDPSPSTVATFSRQEPEFTRHRDSERHRDAVLRAKEAIHQGEAFQVVVSQRFEMRTEAQALDIYRILRTTNPSPYMYLLRLPDPVDDQPFDIVGSSPESLVKVRDGHATTYPIAGTRWRGADEDEDVALEKELINDDKERAEHLMLVDLARNDLGRVCRAGSVHPVEFFRVERYSHVMHIVSSITGELAGEYHAFDAVTACFPAGTLSGAPKPRAMRIIEELEPTRRAQYGGVVGYFDFAGNADTAIAIRTALLRHGTAYVQAGGGIVADSDPAAEDQECLNKAKAVLSAVATAATLRRPDGEAGTGGSATVPGGNLDDRPTASPAEVLGGPAN
- the lgt gene encoding prolipoprotein diacylglyceryl transferase, whose amino-acid sequence is MTVALPASATTHLANIPSPPQGVWYLGPIPVRAYALCIIAGIVVAIFWSERRWVARGGRKGAVTDIAVFAVPFGLVGGRLYHVITDYWRYFGPDSPNPWWDVFKIWQGGLGIWGAVALGAVGAWIGCRRRGIPLPAFADAVAPGLVVAQAVGRLGNYFNQELYGGPTDLPWGLEIYQREPNPVTGVAVSDVPVEVVHPTFLYELLWNLLVALVLVWADRRFRLGHGRVFALYVAGYTAGRFWIEMMRTDPASTPFDLGIRVNVYVSALVFLGAVVYLLVVRRSREAPERLLGKPLPGDPDYGVRPPDTPAGVAPPRDDSRQAAAGETSRPEESGEPEGEHRQERDSRHADSTDDRHDRHD
- the trpA gene encoding tryptophan synthase subunit alpha; translation: MSLHEVFRDCAAQRRAALIGYLPAGFPTIPDSAELFRAMVRGDGDTPGCDVVEIGIPYSDPVMDGPTIQAAGGEALRNGFRVRQLFDLVSAVAETGAAPVVMTYWNPVHRYGPDAFARDLAAAGGLGVITPDLIPDEADEWLAAARRHDLDRIFLVAPSSTDRRLAMTAEAGSGFLYAASVMGVTGARDSVPGSARDLVRRTREHTGLPIGVGLGVRTAEHAAEVGSFADGVIVGSAFVSRARQEGATGVAEFAAELGRGVRSTPAPVPGAVD
- a CDS encoding Trp biosynthesis-associated membrane protein, with the protein product MTTRQESTERSATGRRLLVSCVIGMLAAAVGLWAASSLVWTRQRYRTPFSGDDVARVTGEALRPELAPLALATLAAIAAVLATGGLPRRLIGLMIVLEAVLLGWRLFDWLAGPAGVSEVPGSPPGSRPLEVREVLPYAPALTGGSAFVLLLCGAAVLFAARRMPAMGSKYSAPAEARETRDPDRRLWEDLDEGRDPTEAGDGDENG
- the trpC gene encoding indole-3-glycerol phosphate synthase TrpC; the encoded protein is MSVLDTIIEDVRQDLAAREAEVPFEEVKKLSATAQPPKDVWAALHEPGVGVIAEVKRRSPSKGELADIAEPADLAADYHESGARVISVLTEQRRFGGSLRDLDAVRARVSAPILRKDFIVSPYQVHEARAHGADMVLLIVAALEQNALEALLDRVESLGMMALVEVHTAEEADRALAAGGRIIGINARDLHTLEVDRDVFGRIAPGLPAGVIKIAESGVRGPSDLMAYAGSGADAVLVGEGLVSSDNPRAALTQLVTAGSHPACPRPSRG